A genome region from Brooklawnia propionicigenes includes the following:
- a CDS encoding helix-turn-helix domain-containing protein, with amino-acid sequence MSEHLVGRAWLADVESTAQRALLGSIAWLSDSDGRTHTTTAAVARAAGMSTRSAHDHLAELVAAGWIRIEHVRSADGRRHGGSLIQLSPLFLPKDPHPAIVAASQLPGDDRPSVVPFTAERIGPAWAWRAPVDCAAHRVVLGTMALLADHRGVCLAPRTTIAARSLLSRRSTDRILRDLEEQGWIERESRRRGQRAAEARLGLSRQFLTIADAPPPGSPRFEAGPPPSAARQPVARQAIVRDDDDLAGMIRDAVDAGWSGAAAERLADAVMTWLTTRASRLIRRRVAFTARDSVADTATIAWRVLRECAGQLMAADRPWGLLATIVAARSAREDETARGVVDLGKTGKIQGFGLADDWELDRIPSARDEQLRGRSLGLDDIADAPIMDDLVVQLAANGVDPGLAWPVLCRCVEIALHTSQSRRHTAARNDYQLELLGLTPGEASAWMNLVTGTRRGGQQVSALLQAGIPLAEAVPPDWIAAITAA; translated from the coding sequence ATGAGTGAGCATCTGGTAGGGCGGGCCTGGCTGGCCGATGTCGAGTCCACGGCGCAGCGCGCGTTGCTGGGTAGCATCGCATGGCTGTCAGACTCCGATGGCCGGACCCACACGACCACCGCTGCGGTGGCCCGCGCGGCGGGCATGTCGACCCGCTCGGCTCACGATCACCTGGCTGAGCTCGTCGCGGCGGGCTGGATTCGGATCGAGCATGTCAGGTCTGCTGATGGGCGCCGCCACGGAGGGTCACTGATCCAGCTGTCACCGCTGTTCCTGCCGAAAGATCCCCACCCGGCAATCGTGGCCGCGTCACAATTGCCGGGTGACGACAGGCCGAGCGTGGTGCCGTTCACAGCGGAGCGGATCGGTCCAGCGTGGGCGTGGCGAGCCCCCGTCGACTGCGCCGCACATCGAGTCGTGCTCGGCACGATGGCGTTGCTCGCCGACCACCGAGGCGTCTGCCTGGCACCCAGAACCACGATCGCTGCCCGGTCGCTGCTCTCCCGCCGTTCGACCGACCGCATCCTTCGCGACCTCGAGGAACAAGGGTGGATCGAACGGGAGTCCCGGCGTCGGGGACAGCGCGCGGCAGAGGCACGACTGGGTCTATCCCGCCAGTTCCTCACCATCGCAGACGCACCACCACCTGGCAGCCCGCGCTTTGAGGCCGGACCGCCGCCCAGCGCGGCTCGTCAACCCGTGGCCAGGCAGGCGATCGTCCGGGACGATGATGATCTTGCTGGGATGATCAGAGACGCCGTCGATGCTGGATGGTCGGGTGCGGCTGCTGAACGGCTTGCGGATGCTGTGATGACATGGTTGACGACACGCGCGTCCAGGCTCATCCGACGCAGGGTCGCGTTTACTGCCCGGGACTCGGTCGCTGATACCGCAACAATCGCCTGGAGAGTGCTGCGTGAATGCGCTGGACAGCTGATGGCAGCTGACCGACCGTGGGGGCTGCTGGCCACGATCGTGGCGGCCCGGTCAGCACGCGAAGACGAGACTGCGCGCGGCGTCGTCGACCTGGGAAAGACCGGCAAGATCCAAGGCTTTGGCCTGGCCGACGATTGGGAACTCGACCGCATCCCCTCGGCGCGCGACGAGCAGCTGAGAGGCAGATCCCTCGGGCTTGACGATATCGCTGACGCTCCCATCATGGACGACCTCGTCGTCCAGCTCGCCGCCAACGGTGTTGATCCCGGCCTGGCATGGCCGGTGCTGTGCCGATGCGTCGAGATCGCCCTGCATACGTCGCAGAGCCGCAGGCACACCGCTGCGCGCAACGACTACCAACTCGAGCTCCTCGGCCTGACCCCAGGCGAGGCATCGGCCTGGATGAACCTGGTGACTGGCACCCGTCGCGGAGGACAACAGGTCTCGGCGCTCCTGCAGGCAGGCATCCCGCTGGCTGAGGCGGTTCCTCCCGACTGGATCGCGGCGATCACGGCCGCATGA
- a CDS encoding helix-turn-helix domain-containing protein: MEDAVEVRRRIGASVRAEAARRGLRQLDIGLRLGVSQSAVSGRFVGRLPFSAEELVELADWFDVPVARFFEPVPGARPGGEVG; this comes from the coding sequence ATGGAAGATGCTGTAGAAGTGAGGCGACGGATCGGCGCGAGCGTCCGAGCTGAGGCCGCCCGCCGAGGCTTGCGACAGCTGGACATAGGCCTGCGGTTGGGTGTTAGCCAAAGCGCGGTGTCAGGGCGGTTCGTGGGGCGCCTTCCGTTCTCCGCGGAGGAGCTGGTCGAGCTCGCCGATTGGTTCGACGTGCCGGTCGCGCGCTTCTTCGAGCCCGTGCCCGGTGCACGGCCGGGCGGGGAGGTGGGGTGA
- a CDS encoding tyrosine-protein phosphatase: protein MDRRIPLPSAPNTRDLGGLPVDGGIVRARQIYRSTMLANLSDEDLPIFESLGVTIIYDMRTEGERISAPDRLPAGIEVTGLDVLADHSTDAATSIGNLGTNPELLDDVLGSGQAEALMEQTYRDFITLRSAQVCYRDFFHGLAYPNRAGAALVHCTTGKDRTGWAAASLLLLLGADEQTVRDDYLQSNTDLLPALQPLFDLAAAQGITADLLLPVLGVRESYLDAALNQVDSRFGSIEGYFTTGLGLDSGTLDALRSRLID, encoded by the coding sequence ATGGACCGCCGCATCCCACTGCCCAGCGCACCGAACACGCGCGATCTCGGCGGGCTGCCCGTTGACGGCGGAATCGTCCGCGCACGCCAGATCTATCGCTCGACGATGCTCGCCAATCTCAGCGACGAAGATCTGCCCATCTTCGAAAGCCTCGGCGTCACCATCATCTACGACATGCGCACCGAGGGCGAACGCATCTCCGCCCCCGACCGTCTGCCCGCCGGCATTGAGGTCACCGGCCTCGACGTGCTCGCTGACCATTCCACGGATGCCGCAACCAGCATCGGCAATCTCGGCACGAATCCGGAGTTACTCGATGACGTACTCGGGAGCGGCCAGGCCGAAGCGTTGATGGAACAGACCTACCGCGATTTCATCACCCTGCGCTCGGCGCAGGTGTGCTACCGCGACTTCTTCCATGGCCTCGCCTACCCGAACCGCGCCGGCGCCGCGCTCGTCCACTGCACCACCGGCAAGGACCGCACCGGTTGGGCCGCGGCCTCCTTACTGCTCCTACTCGGGGCGGACGAGCAGACCGTCCGCGACGACTATCTGCAGAGCAACACCGACCTACTTCCAGCCCTGCAACCCCTGTTCGACCTTGCCGCCGCCCAAGGCATAACGGCCGATCTGCTGCTGCCGGTTCTGGGCGTCCGCGAGAGCTACCTGGACGCGGCGCTCAATCAGGTCGATTCTCGGTTCGGCAGCATCGAGGGCTACTTCACCACCGGCCTGGGGCTGGATTCCGGGACTCTTGACGCCCTGCGATCCCGGCTCATCGACTGA
- a CDS encoding MBL fold metallo-hydrolase, with translation MNTVVVAGSDGCLLVDPGVHTDELATLGAEIRERFGRCALAVSSHPHWDHLLWSTGLGEVPRLASGRGCEFLAEPGRLSACRAEAVAEVPDCDAALLGVVSSLRDGGRSGRIEWDGPQVEFVVHDGHAPGHLGLFVPGDGVLIAGDMCSDDEVPLLDLAGRDPLEDYWDGLNRLARLAGDRCEVLVPGHGGVACGGAEVRARFERDRAYLDSLAAGGPVADARLGEGAPGWLVAEHEAAMAWSVRSRSSG, from the coding sequence ATGAACACGGTAGTGGTGGCCGGTTCTGACGGTTGTCTGCTGGTCGATCCCGGAGTTCACACCGATGAGCTCGCGACGCTGGGCGCCGAGATTCGTGAGCGGTTCGGACGATGCGCGCTGGCCGTGTCGAGCCATCCGCATTGGGATCATCTGTTGTGGTCGACGGGGCTGGGGGAGGTGCCCCGGTTGGCCTCGGGGCGCGGTTGTGAGTTCTTGGCCGAGCCCGGACGATTGTCCGCCTGCCGCGCGGAGGCCGTGGCCGAGGTGCCGGATTGCGATGCTGCGCTGCTCGGGGTGGTGTCGTCGCTGCGTGATGGGGGCCGGTCGGGTCGGATCGAGTGGGACGGCCCACAGGTGGAGTTCGTCGTCCATGACGGGCATGCGCCCGGGCATCTCGGCTTATTCGTGCCTGGGGACGGGGTCTTGATCGCCGGCGATATGTGTTCGGACGATGAGGTGCCGCTGCTCGATCTGGCCGGGCGTGATCCTCTCGAAGACTACTGGGATGGCCTCAATAGGCTTGCCCGGCTGGCGGGTGATCGCTGCGAGGTGCTGGTTCCCGGGCACGGGGGAGTGGCCTGCGGGGGCGCTGAGGTCCGGGCGCGATTCGAGCGGGACCGGGCCTATCTCGACTCGCTGGCGGCGGGTGGCCCGGTGGCCGATGCCCGGCTGGGTGAGGGTGCGCCTGGGTGGTTGGTCGCCGAGCATGAGGCTGCGATGGCGTGGTCTGTGCGGAGTAGATCGTCCGGCTAG
- a CDS encoding HAD family hydrolase — MSYSMVASDWDDTLVPLGATIPDRTRAALERVRAQGTVLAVASGRSVHGLQVQLKRNAIDLGGLYFIAYNGALAVQAWDEEVLFGHPLGLDLAARAARMCADAGAAVMIHHGRRLLSDQPDHFAVRFEADSNDLDVVKVHDFSALDFVPVKLLVGGDKEQLTKLCRAMRTEFAHEGEAMLSADFLMEFTARHVNKGSALRGLCEAIDIPLGEVVAFGDNYNDIPMMKVAGYSVAVADGVPELLSIVDEVTAPSSESGVADVLDELLPA; from the coding sequence GTGAGCTATTCGATGGTTGCCAGTGATTGGGATGACACTCTAGTGCCGCTCGGTGCGACGATTCCCGACCGCACCCGCGCCGCGTTGGAGCGCGTGCGGGCGCAAGGCACGGTGCTGGCGGTCGCGTCCGGACGAAGCGTGCACGGTCTGCAGGTGCAGCTGAAGCGCAACGCCATCGACCTGGGCGGGCTGTACTTCATCGCATACAACGGGGCATTGGCCGTACAGGCCTGGGACGAGGAAGTCCTGTTCGGTCATCCGCTGGGACTCGACCTGGCTGCCCGCGCCGCACGAATGTGCGCCGATGCCGGGGCAGCGGTCATGATTCACCACGGCCGTCGGCTGCTCAGCGACCAGCCCGATCACTTCGCGGTGCGTTTCGAGGCGGACTCGAACGATCTGGACGTGGTCAAGGTGCACGACTTCTCCGCTCTCGACTTCGTGCCGGTGAAACTGCTGGTGGGCGGCGACAAGGAGCAACTCACCAAGCTCTGCCGGGCGATGCGAACCGAGTTCGCTCACGAGGGGGAGGCGATGCTGTCGGCCGACTTCCTGATGGAGTTCACCGCCAGGCATGTCAACAAGGGCAGCGCGCTGCGCGGGCTGTGCGAGGCGATCGACATTCCGCTCGGCGAGGTCGTGGCGTTCGGCGACAACTACAACGACATCCCGATGATGAAGGTCGCCGGCTACTCGGTCGCGGTCGCCGATGGAGTGCCCGAGCTGCTGAGCATCGTCGACGAGGTGACCGCCCCGAGTAGCGAATCGGGCGTTGCGGACGTGCTCGACGAGTTGCTGCCCGCCTGA
- a CDS encoding glycoside hydrolase family 1 protein, whose amino-acid sequence MTPTTLTAQPFPEGFLWGGATAANQLEGAWNVDGKGPSIQDVMPHGIMTPPTDEPTPDNLKLEGIDFYHRYRDDIALFAEMGFTVFRFSIAWSRIFPQGDETEPNEAGLAFYDRVLDECEKHGMEPLVTISHYETPLHLAKAYDGWTNRELIGCYERYARTLFERYGQRVKYWLTFNEINSVLHAPLMSGGIWTPKKQLTKTQLYQAIHNELVASASATKIAREVAPQAKIGCMILAMPTYPLTPDPDDVWAARLAEHDSYAFGDIHVRGAYPGYYLRKLREEGIELEITDADREVLTNTVDFVSFSYYMSVCETADPAKRIVGEGNLLGGAKNPTLPVSEWGWAIDPVGLRIVLNDFWERWQLPLFIVENGLGAADVLTEIDGVPTVDDGYRTAYLREHLVQVREAIADGVDLLGYTWWGPIDLVSASTAQLSKRYGFIYVDRNDDGSGTLERYRKKSFYDYQEIIASNGACL is encoded by the coding sequence ATGACCCCGACCACGCTCACCGCCCAGCCGTTCCCCGAAGGATTCCTGTGGGGCGGCGCGACCGCCGCCAACCAGTTGGAGGGCGCCTGGAACGTCGACGGCAAGGGCCCGTCCATCCAGGACGTGATGCCGCACGGCATCATGACCCCGCCCACCGATGAACCGACCCCCGACAACCTCAAACTCGAGGGCATCGACTTCTACCATCGCTATCGCGACGACATCGCGCTGTTCGCCGAGATGGGCTTCACGGTCTTCCGCTTCTCGATCGCCTGGAGCCGCATCTTCCCGCAGGGGGACGAGACCGAGCCCAACGAGGCCGGTCTGGCGTTCTACGACCGGGTACTCGACGAGTGCGAGAAGCACGGCATGGAGCCGCTGGTCACCATCTCCCACTACGAGACCCCGCTGCATCTGGCCAAGGCCTACGACGGTTGGACGAATCGCGAGCTGATCGGCTGCTACGAGCGCTATGCCCGCACCCTGTTCGAGCGCTATGGCCAGCGGGTGAAGTATTGGCTGACGTTCAATGAGATCAACTCGGTGCTGCATGCGCCCCTGATGTCCGGTGGTATCTGGACTCCCAAGAAGCAGCTGACCAAGACTCAGCTGTATCAGGCGATTCACAACGAGTTGGTGGCCTCGGCGTCGGCTACGAAGATCGCGCGTGAGGTGGCCCCGCAGGCGAAGATCGGCTGCATGATCTTGGCGATGCCGACCTACCCGCTGACCCCCGATCCGGACGATGTCTGGGCTGCCCGGCTGGCCGAACACGACAGCTACGCCTTCGGGGACATCCACGTCCGCGGCGCCTATCCCGGCTACTACCTGCGCAAGCTGCGCGAGGAAGGGATCGAACTCGAGATCACCGATGCCGACCGGGAGGTCCTGACCAACACCGTCGACTTCGTCTCGTTCAGCTACTACATGAGCGTCTGCGAGACCGCCGACCCCGCCAAGAGGATCGTCGGCGAGGGCAACCTCCTGGGCGGTGCGAAGAATCCCACGCTGCCGGTGTCGGAATGGGGCTGGGCGATCGACCCGGTCGGCCTTCGGATCGTCCTCAATGACTTCTGGGAGCGCTGGCAGCTGCCGTTGTTCATCGTGGAGAACGGGCTGGGCGCGGCCGATGTGTTGACCGAGATCGACGGCGTTCCGACGGTGGACGACGGTTATCGCACGGCCTATCTACGCGAGCATCTGGTGCAGGTACGCGAGGCGATCGCCGATGGCGTGGACCTGCTCGGCTACACCTGGTGGGGCCCGATCGACCTGGTCAGCGCGTCCACGGCGCAGCTGTCGAAGCGCTACGGATTCATCTACGTCGACCGCAACGACGATGGCTCCGGCACTTTGGAGCGGTACCGCAAGAAGTCGTTCTATGACTACCAGGAGATCATCGCGTCCAACGGAGCCTGCCTCTAG
- a CDS encoding beta-glucoside-specific PTS transporter subunit IIABC, translated as MAKPDYQLVADQVLAGVGGTENVASASHCITRLRLKLKDVSKADKAKIESINGVLSVVEAGGQYQVVIGDEVPVVYDYFTKAAGISGSGEVPPDDDAPKGNLLDRFIELISSIFLPILWPLAGIALLKAFLSMAAQFGWIDTAASTYAILNATADSVFYFLPMFLAITAAKRFKANQFTSLAIAGALVYPTIVALTASADPVTFFGIPVVMMYYTSSVIPIIFAVWIQGHLERILTKALPAMIRNFTVPLITVLVMVPLTLIVVGPITTVVASGISAGVQFLFVHAPWAAGAIVGGLWQVLVIFGLHWGLVPVIINDLGTLGYSLLAGPLPPAVLAQAAAAVAVAIRTKSKARREVALPGAASGFLAGVTEPIIYGVNLPMRRPFYFGLAGGAVGGMIAAIGGSATTTFVVPSLLSLPAYLGQGSFVMQLLGIAAAVTIAFVLTLLFGVTSQNDSPDAGPDEALPVEEAETEEASARALTGITRSIVSPVNGRLIALADVPDKVFASGALGAGVGIVPSDGHFVAPIAGTVVTVFPTGHAYGIKSDDGIDLLVHIGIDTVAMKGDGFTAEVTKGQRVNAGDALATADLAKISEAGFDPTTIVVVTNTKSLGAITAEQPGQVAAGDAVLAVEA; from the coding sequence CTGGCTAAGCCTGACTACCAACTGGTAGCCGACCAGGTGCTTGCCGGCGTTGGCGGAACCGAGAACGTCGCCAGTGCCTCCCATTGCATCACGCGGCTTCGGCTCAAGCTCAAGGACGTCAGCAAGGCCGACAAGGCCAAGATCGAGTCGATCAACGGAGTCTTGTCGGTCGTCGAAGCAGGCGGGCAGTATCAGGTGGTCATCGGTGATGAGGTACCGGTGGTCTACGACTACTTCACCAAGGCCGCCGGTATCTCGGGCAGCGGCGAGGTTCCTCCCGACGATGATGCTCCCAAGGGCAATCTGCTCGACCGGTTCATCGAGTTGATTTCGTCCATCTTCTTGCCGATCCTGTGGCCGCTGGCCGGTATTGCGCTGCTCAAGGCCTTCTTGTCGATGGCGGCGCAATTCGGCTGGATAGACACCGCGGCCAGCACCTACGCGATCCTCAATGCCACCGCGGATTCGGTCTTCTATTTCCTGCCGATGTTCCTCGCCATCACCGCGGCCAAGCGTTTCAAGGCCAACCAGTTCACCTCGTTGGCCATCGCGGGCGCGCTGGTCTACCCCACGATCGTGGCCCTCACCGCGAGCGCCGACCCCGTGACCTTCTTCGGCATCCCGGTCGTCATGATGTACTACACCTCATCGGTCATCCCGATCATCTTCGCGGTGTGGATCCAAGGGCATCTGGAGCGGATACTGACCAAGGCTCTGCCGGCCATGATCCGCAACTTCACCGTCCCGTTGATCACCGTGCTGGTGATGGTGCCGCTCACGCTCATCGTTGTCGGACCCATCACCACGGTGGTCGCCAGCGGTATTTCGGCCGGTGTTCAGTTCCTCTTCGTCCACGCCCCGTGGGCTGCCGGCGCGATCGTCGGTGGCCTGTGGCAGGTGCTGGTGATCTTCGGTCTGCACTGGGGTCTGGTTCCGGTGATCATCAATGACCTCGGCACCCTCGGCTACTCCCTGCTGGCCGGCCCGCTGCCGCCGGCCGTGCTCGCCCAGGCCGCGGCGGCCGTTGCGGTCGCCATCCGGACGAAGTCGAAGGCCCGCCGTGAGGTTGCTCTGCCGGGCGCCGCTTCGGGCTTCCTCGCCGGTGTGACCGAGCCGATCATCTACGGTGTCAATCTCCCGATGCGACGGCCGTTCTACTTCGGTCTGGCCGGTGGCGCCGTGGGCGGCATGATTGCCGCGATCGGCGGCTCCGCCACCACGACATTCGTCGTCCCCTCGCTGCTGTCGCTGCCTGCCTACCTGGGCCAGGGGAGCTTCGTCATGCAGCTGCTCGGCATCGCAGCCGCCGTGACCATCGCCTTCGTGCTGACGCTCCTGTTCGGTGTGACCAGCCAGAACGACTCCCCCGACGCCGGCCCCGACGAGGCCCTTCCGGTCGAGGAAGCCGAGACCGAAGAAGCCTCGGCGCGCGCGCTGACCGGCATCACCCGCAGCATCGTCAGCCCGGTCAACGGCCGGCTGATCGCTTTGGCCGATGTCCCGGACAAAGTCTTCGCGTCCGGCGCACTCGGCGCGGGCGTGGGCATCGTCCCGTCCGACGGCCATTTCGTGGCTCCGATCGCCGGCACCGTGGTGACCGTCTTCCCGACCGGTCATGCCTATGGCATCAAGTCGGACGACGGCATCGACCTGCTCGTCCACATCGGCATCGACACGGTCGCGATGAAAGGCGACGGCTTCACCGCCGAGGTGACCAAAGGACAGCGGGTGAACGCCGGCGACGCGCTGGCCACGGCGGACCTGGCGAAGATCTCCGAGGCCGGGTTCGACCCGACGACCATCGTGGTGGTGACCAACACGAAGTCGCTCGGCGCCATCACGGCCGAGCAGCCCGGTCAGGTTGCCGCCGGCGATGCCGTGCTGGCCGTGGAGGCCTGA
- a CDS encoding helix-turn-helix domain-containing protein: MSIVNLVQEETLAERVGGEVRGLCARFHLKQSDLARLLNISQGSVSLRFRGVQPFQLHEIEMLAEYFSTTAQVLMGFETEPRPRKPMSPEQWCAHRGSNPGPED; encoded by the coding sequence ATGAGCATCGTGAACCTGGTTCAGGAAGAAACGCTCGCCGAGCGAGTGGGCGGCGAAGTGCGCGGACTCTGCGCGAGGTTCCACCTCAAGCAGTCAGATCTCGCCCGATTGCTCAACATCTCCCAAGGATCCGTGTCGCTGCGCTTCCGCGGCGTGCAGCCGTTCCAGCTGCACGAGATCGAGATGCTCGCCGAGTACTTCAGCACGACAGCGCAAGTGCTCATGGGTTTCGAGACCGAGCCTCGTCCGCGCAAGCCGATGTCGCCCGAGCAATGGTGCGCCCACAGGGGCTCGAACCCTGGACCCGAAGATTAA
- a CDS encoding UTP--glucose-1-phosphate uridylyltransferase, which translates to MTDPALDAATAKLTADGAASSVIAAFIDRYNRLASGETGYVYEADLEPLTNPPMLADQELGDAATQALAQTAVVRLNGGLGTSMGLAGPKCLIPVRDGLSFLDIVVRQILAVREAHGVRLPLLLMNSYNTSAASLAALEAYPDLAVGSLPLEFVQSREPKLLADTRMPASWPANPNLEWCPPGHGDFYPSLYASGLITRLLDEGFRYLFVANIDNLGAVPDPRLAGWFAASGAPYAAEVTERTEMDRKGGHLAHRISDGRLVLRDTAQVSPGEMDSFVDIVKHPWTHTNNLWLDLQQVVTVLDANQGTLSLPLIINKKTLDPADATSPAVVQLEGAIGAAVEVFDGAQAIGVPRSRFLPVKATADLLVLRSDVYEFTDDALLVGREISPTVRLDPDYYKLIDDFEARFPDGPPSLAQARSLHVTGDFTFGKGVVAHGDAVLTTDTPQRIPDGTTI; encoded by the coding sequence ATGACAGATCCAGCGCTCGACGCCGCGACAGCCAAGCTCACCGCCGACGGCGCCGCCTCCTCGGTGATCGCCGCCTTCATCGACCGCTACAACCGGCTGGCCAGCGGTGAGACCGGCTATGTGTATGAAGCCGATCTCGAGCCGCTCACCAATCCGCCGATGCTTGCCGATCAGGAGCTCGGTGACGCCGCGACCCAGGCGCTCGCCCAGACTGCGGTGGTGCGCCTCAACGGAGGGCTCGGCACCTCGATGGGGCTGGCCGGACCAAAGTGCCTCATTCCGGTGCGCGATGGGCTGAGCTTCCTCGACATCGTGGTGCGGCAGATCCTCGCGGTGCGCGAAGCCCACGGGGTGCGGCTGCCGCTGCTACTCATGAACAGCTACAACACGTCGGCGGCCTCACTGGCGGCGCTCGAGGCCTACCCCGACCTCGCGGTCGGCTCGCTGCCGCTGGAATTCGTCCAGAGCCGCGAACCCAAACTGCTGGCCGACACCCGGATGCCCGCCAGCTGGCCGGCCAATCCCAACCTCGAATGGTGCCCACCCGGCCACGGCGACTTCTACCCCTCGCTGTATGCCAGCGGCCTGATCACCAGACTGCTGGACGAGGGCTTCCGCTACCTGTTCGTGGCGAACATCGACAACCTCGGCGCGGTACCCGACCCGCGGCTGGCAGGGTGGTTCGCCGCCAGCGGCGCGCCGTATGCGGCCGAGGTCACCGAACGCACCGAGATGGACCGCAAGGGCGGCCATCTGGCCCACCGGATCTCCGACGGACGCCTGGTGCTGCGCGATACCGCGCAGGTCAGCCCGGGCGAGATGGACTCCTTCGTCGACATCGTCAAACACCCGTGGACGCACACCAACAACCTGTGGCTCGATCTGCAGCAGGTGGTCACGGTGCTGGACGCCAACCAGGGCACGCTCTCACTGCCGTTGATCATCAACAAGAAGACGCTCGACCCTGCCGATGCGACCTCCCCTGCTGTGGTGCAGCTGGAGGGAGCCATCGGTGCTGCGGTCGAGGTCTTCGACGGCGCCCAGGCGATCGGGGTGCCACGCAGCCGCTTCCTGCCGGTCAAGGCGACCGCCGATCTTCTGGTGCTGCGCAGCGACGTCTACGAGTTCACCGATGATGCCCTCCTGGTCGGACGCGAGATCAGCCCGACCGTCCGCCTGGATCCCGACTACTACAAGCTCATCGACGACTTCGAGGCGCGGTTCCCCGATGGCCCGCCCTCACTGGCGCAGGCCCGTTCGCTTCATGTCACCGGCGATTTCACCTTCGGCAAAGGCGTCGTGGCGCACGGCGACGCAGTGCTGACGACCGATACCCCGCAGCGCATTCCCGACGGCACGACGATCTAG
- a CDS encoding PRD domain-containing protein has protein sequence MEIRKVLNNNVVLATDSDGSQVILTGRGLGFQKSAGQQVDASKIVQVFTPTSREDYVTLRDFLVDISPEYVGLARMIVDAAEAAWQTTFPQALIVALADHLVFAVKRAETGTVTAHPLKAEVSHLFPNEYQLAQRSVAMAREQGHLPLSDEDAVAITLHFVNALAFATSDLSKTFAMTEILAQVFDVLESAYDRDFATEDVNTARFITHLRYFFARAASGQQLSEQPHAFNTSVRDSFPEAAQAAQKVRAVLELRLGTTLTEDAATYLILHIARLTGNLRKDPR, from the coding sequence ATGGAGATCCGCAAGGTACTGAACAACAATGTTGTTCTTGCCACCGACTCGGATGGTTCTCAGGTCATCCTCACCGGGCGAGGCCTCGGCTTCCAGAAGTCGGCCGGCCAGCAGGTGGACGCGTCCAAGATCGTCCAGGTCTTCACTCCCACGAGCCGTGAGGACTACGTGACGCTGCGTGACTTCCTGGTCGACATCTCACCGGAGTATGTCGGATTGGCACGCATGATCGTGGACGCCGCTGAGGCTGCCTGGCAGACCACCTTTCCGCAGGCCCTCATCGTCGCGCTGGCCGATCACCTGGTCTTCGCCGTCAAGCGCGCGGAGACCGGGACGGTCACCGCGCACCCGTTGAAGGCCGAGGTCTCGCACCTGTTCCCCAACGAATACCAACTCGCACAGCGCTCGGTGGCGATGGCCCGCGAACAAGGTCACCTGCCACTCAGCGATGAGGACGCGGTGGCGATCACTCTGCATTTCGTGAATGCGCTTGCCTTCGCCACCAGTGACCTGTCGAAGACCTTCGCGATGACCGAGATCCTCGCACAGGTCTTCGACGTGCTCGAATCGGCCTACGACCGCGACTTTGCGACCGAGGACGTGAACACCGCCCGCTTCATCACGCATCTACGTTATTTCTTCGCCCGCGCCGCCAGCGGGCAGCAACTGTCGGAACAGCCGCACGCGTTCAACACCAGCGTCCGTGACTCGTTCCCCGAGGCAGCCCAAGCGGCGCAGAAGGTTCGCGCGGTGCTGGAACTGAGGCTCGGCACCACGCTGACCGAAGACGCAGCCACATATCTCATCCTGCATATTGCCCGGCTCACCGGGAATCTGAGAAAGGACCCCAGATGA